The DNA window TCAATATCCACCATAACCAATTTTTGACACTCCTTTTTCTTTGCATAAATCCCCAAAATTCCAGTGCCACAACCAAAGTCTAAGACAGATTGACCTCGAAAATTTTGATCCGTCATCCAATTTAAAATCATAAAGGTGGTGGAATGATGGCCGGTTCCAAAAGCCATTTTTGGAGCAATCAATAACTCTTCTTCAATATCTGTTTTAGCCGGATGAAAATCTGCCCGTATGTGGAGTTTATCTTTAATTATAATGTCTTTAAAATTGGATTCCCAAACTGCATTCCAATCCTGAGGATCATGTTGAATAATTTGATATTTGCACCTGGATTCAGATAAATAATCTGAAATTAACAGAGCCTTTTCGTCGTCCCAATCTTCCATGGAAATAAATGCTTGAACCTGATTCTCTTCCTCTATGAAGGCTTCAAATCCAAGTTCGTAAAGATCTGCTATCAATGTGTCCTGGTTTTCGGCAGGAGTGTATACCACAAAACCTAAATATTTATCCATTCACGGTTAATTACGCATTAAAATCAGTCTTTTTAAAAGCCTTCCAGGTATTGTCTAGTAATGCAGTAATTGTCATAGGGCCTACGCCTCCAGGCACCGGAGTAATGGCGGCACAAAGAGGACTCACATTTTCAAAATCCACATCACCCACTAATCTGTAACCTTTTGGGGAATTGGCATCTTCAATTTTATTGATTCCGACATCTATAACCACTGTGCCGGGTTTGACCATATCCGCTTTCAGGAATCGTGGAATTCCCAATGCCACAATAATAATATCCGCGGAAAGAGTCAGTTCCTTAATATTATGTGTGCGGCTATGAGCAATTGTAACTGTTGCGTTGCCTGGTTTTGTTTTCTTGGACATCAACAATGAAATTGGAGTTCCAACAATATTGCTTCTACCCAAAACAACGCAATGCTTTCCTTCCGTCTCTACCTGGTAACGATCCAGCATCATCATGATACCTTTAGGTGTTGCCGGGAGAAAAGTAGGCATTCCCAAGGCCATTCTTCCAAAATTATTCGGATGAAAACCGTCAACATCCTTTAAAGGATCAATAGCCAGATTTATTGCCTCTTCATCAATGTGTCTGGGCAAAGGCAATTGCACGATATAGCCATCTATATCATGATTGTTATTTAATCCCTGAATGAGTTCAATTAATTGATCCTGGGAAGTATTCTCAGGTTTTTTGATTAAAGTAGAAGCAAACCCCACTTCCTCACATGCCTTAATTTTATTTCTAACATAAGCCTGACTGGCTGGATTGGCGCCAATTAACACAGCGGCTAAATGTGGCGGCCTTGTTTCATTGCCGCAAAATTCAATGACCCTTGACGCAATTTCCTGGCGAATAATACCCGATAACTGCACTCCATCTAATAACAACATAACACACTATTGATTGATAAAAATATTATTAAGCAAACCAGAGATGCCTCCCCTAAATCTTAGTAAGTTTAAAAGACTTCAACTTATTCTGACCATAGAATGTCAATACATACATTCCATTTTTTATTCCAGTGGTTGATATCTTTTTTGATGATGATAATTTTCCATTGATCAATGCAGTACCTGTGAGATCTGAAAGTTGATAACTCCAACCCGCTGAAATCCCATCAACTATTATTTCCTCGTTAAAAGGATTGGGATACACGTTTATGTCTGAAATTTCTTTGATATCCTCTGATTTAGAAACCAAATTGCATAGGATTGGATTTGCACCTTCAAAGAAAAAATTTAAAACCTTCACCTGATCATGAATTCCATGTTCAGTCCCCGTATAAATCCAAGTCTTGTGTAATTTTGAGTCCACATTCAAATCCTTTAATCTCTGTTCAATCACACAACTTCCATAGGCTGTTGGATAGTTATTGGCGACAAGAGGTGTGCCGTAATATGGTTTTTTAGCACCACAAGGAACTACTGGATCATCTGTCTGATGATAGGACATCACTGCAATTTGATTGCCAGGCTCGATATTTTCTGGATTAAGCAATGCTCCAAAAAGATTAAAGACCCCTTGCACTTTTGAATCGTAGGTTCCGATAAAACGAGTTCCTTCAATGGGTCCGAGATCAGGTCTCATTCTACCTCCAACCGAATTTATCATACCAGCTTCTTTTGGCTTTTCCTCATTTCTGGAAAGAAATGCAGTAGCCAGAGCGACTATACTACCTGCGCTGACTCCTCCGACCCAAACACGATTTAAATCAATTGAATCTTCAACATGACGTGATTTAAGATATCTGAGTGCTGACTTTCCATCCTGAGCACCCCGGAAACCTGCTCTAAGAATTTCTGCCGAATCTGTAGCCAATATAGAAATCCCGTCAAACCCAATTCTGTAATCTATTGTCGCTGCAACAAAACCTCTTTTTGCGAATTCTTCACACAATGGAGCCAAATCCTGTCTTGCTCCGCCAATAAACCCACCACCAAATGACAACATTACCAAAGGTCTTTTTGCTTCAGGATCTCCGACAGGATAATAAATGTCTACAAAAAGTGAGTCTGGTAACAGGCGATAATCCAGCTCAGTGCCTAAGA is part of the Candidatus Vicinibacter affinis genome and encodes:
- a CDS encoding bifunctional 5,10-methylenetetrahydrofolate dehydrogenase/5,10-methenyltetrahydrofolate cyclohydrolase gives rise to the protein MLLLDGVQLSGIIRQEIASRVIEFCGNETRPPHLAAVLIGANPASQAYVRNKIKACEEVGFASTLIKKPENTSQDQLIELIQGLNNNHDIDGYIVQLPLPRHIDEEAINLAIDPLKDVDGFHPNNFGRMALGMPTFLPATPKGIMMMLDRYQVETEGKHCVVLGRSNIVGTPISLLMSKKTKPGNATVTIAHSRTHNIKELTLSADIIIVALGIPRFLKADMVKPGTVVIDVGINKIEDANSPKGYRLVGDVDFENVSPLCAAITPVPGGVGPMTITALLDNTWKAFKKTDFNA
- the prmA gene encoding 50S ribosomal protein L11 methyltransferase, with translation MDKYLGFVVYTPAENQDTLIADLYELGFEAFIEEENQVQAFISMEDWDDEKALLISDYLSESRCKYQIIQHDPQDWNAVWESNFKDIIIKDKLHIRADFHPAKTDIEEELLIAPKMAFGTGHHSTTFMILNWMTDQNFRGQSVLDFGCGTGILGIYAKKKECQKLVMVDIEEQAIENSKENAKLNNVIIDSIFLGSVEQVKGMKFDLILANITRNILQETLPTLSSLLNSKGLIIVSGFLIQDKEFMEQLLKNNGLTPKETFTDKDWVSILASSN
- a CDS encoding T9SS type A sorting domain-containing protein, translated to MKFNIYLIVFTFLSFWAQSQNCDYVNPRYGVRNVKNIFLGTELDYRLLPDSLFVDIYYPVGDPEAKRPLVMLSFGGGFIGGARQDLAPLCEEFAKRGFVAATIDYRIGFDGISILATDSAEILRAGFRGAQDGKSALRYLKSRHVEDSIDLNRVWVGGVSAGSIVALATAFLSRNEEKPKEAGMINSVGGRMRPDLGPIEGTRFIGTYDSKVQGVFNLFGALLNPENIEPGNQIAVMSYHQTDDPVVPCGAKKPYYGTPLVANNYPTAYGSCVIEQRLKDLNVDSKLHKTWIYTGTEHGIHDQVKVLNFFFEGANPILCNLVSKSEDIKEISDINVYPNPFNEEIIVDGISAGWSYQLSDLTGTALINGKLSSSKKISTTGIKNGMYVLTFYGQNKLKSFKLTKI